ACCCGCACCCGGCCCGAGCGCAGCCGGGTGATGGCGCTCATCTGCTGCTGGGCGGTGGAGATGCTGGTCAGAATGGTGTCGGCGTGCCGGGCGAGGGTCTCCCCCGCCTCGGTGAGCCGCATCCCCCGGCCGACCCGGATGAACAGCGGGCTGCCCACGGCCCGTTCGAGCGCCTTCATCTGCTGGGTGATGGCCGGCTGGGTGTAGCCGAGGGCACGGGCGGCCCCGGAGTAGGAGCCGGAGCGGACCACCTCGTGGAACGTCTTGATGTGCCGGGAATCGAACACACTCGCATCATACGGAGCCCGGAACGGAAACCATAAGCGGGATTTGGGGCCGCACAAGATCGCCCCTACCGGCGCTTTTGCGTCACGCGGACGGCCGGGACATCGAGCCGCGCCACGAAGCCGGGCCACTGAGCCGGGTCGGAGCCGCCCCACGGCCCGGCGCCACGAGACATACCGCCCGGCGCCACGAGACATACCGCCCGGCGCCACGAGGCATACGGCCCGGCGCCACGAAGCATACGGCCCGGCGCCACACCCGATGCGCGAGAGACACCCGGTCAAGGACGGTCAAGATGACGAAGCTGGGGCAAGCTGACCCCATGCCGCACTACACCTCGTACGACGGAACCGAGCTGGCCTACCGCGTCCTGGAGGCCCGGGACGGCTCGGCGGGGCCACCGCTGATCTGCCTGGCGGGCGGGCCGGGGCGGGACGCCGCGTATCTGGGCGACCTCGGCGGGCTGGACGCCCATCACACCCTCATCGTCCCCGACAGCCGCGGCACCGGGGACTCGCCGCCGTCCGCCGACCCCATCGGCTACGCCTTCCCCGGGCTCGCCGAGGACCTCGAGGCGCTCCGCCGCCATCTGGACCTCGTCCGCTTCCCGCTGCTCGCCCATGACGCGGCCGCCGCCACCGCCCAGGCGTACGCGGCCGCCCACCCCGAGCCGCTCAGCCGCCTGATCGTGGTCAGCCCGGGCGCCCGGCTTCAGGGCGAACTCCCCGAGGACGCCCGGGAGATCTTCGAGTCCCGCGCCGACGAGCCCTGGTGGGAGGAGGCGTACACGGCGGTGCAGCTCCTGCCCGACACCACCGACCTCCCCGAGATGCGCAGGCTGCTGCTCCAGGCCGCCCCCATGGCGTACGGCCGCTGGGAGGAGCCCCAGCGGGCGCACGCCGAGAGCGAGGGCGAGCAGCTGGGGCGGGTGGCACGGGCGGGCTTCTGGCAGGGCGTCGACGAGGCGGGGCGGCGCGCGGTGCTGGCCCGGCTGCGCGAGGTGCCCTGCCCGGTGCTGGCGATCACCGGCGACCGGGACGCGGTGACCGGGATGCGGGCCGGGGAGCTGGTGGCCGAGTCCTTCCCGGACGGCCGGGCGCGGCCGCTGCCCGGGGTGGGCCACTACCCATGGGTCGACGATCCGGACCTCTTCCGCCAGGTGGTCGAGGACTTCCTGGCACAGCGCCCCACGCGGTGAAGGCGGGCCGCGAAGGGGGCCGGGGGCGCGGCGGAGGCGCGGCCGTCAGGCCATGAACGGCGGCCGTCAACGGCGGCCGTGAACGCAGTGTGTCAGTCGTATGGCAGCCCCCGCCGCTCCGTTGTGCCCGCCCCACCCCGGTCCTATCGTCGAGAACACAACACGACATCGGCCGTGTGCCCGAGTGGTTGAGGGGCTCGACTGCAAATCGAGTTACGTGGGTTCGATTCCCGCCACGGCCTCCACACCCCGGCGCGGGCGCCTCACTCGGCGCCCGCGCATTGGGTTGCCTCTCGGTGAACCCCCGACATCCTCTGGACACTCGCGCCCGTAGGGCGCATGCTCATGCACGCGCTCATGGTGTTCCGGCATCGCGATACTCCAGGTAAACACCTAGGGCTCGGCGATTTTCACAGTCTCGCCACCGAACGGTCTCTTGACCCCCGCACTGAGTGCAATTCCGTCTCATAGGGTCGCGTGTGGTGCCTGCGACCGAGCGGAAAACTATTCCCGGTCGGCGGGCACATTTTCGACCGTGGTCCCATTCTCAGTGGGGGAAATGTGCAGCCCGCCGTACCGGCCGCCCGTCTGCCGCTCTCGACCGGCCAGAGTGAAATCTGGTTCATAGAGCAGCTGGAGCCGCCGGAGAGCACCACCTTCCGGGTCGGTGAGTACCTGGAGATACAAGGACCGATAGACACCGAGCTATTCGAGCGGGCCCTGCGCAGAGCCGTGGCGGAGGCCGAGCCCTACAACATCCGGGTCGGGGAGGACGACGGGGAGCCCTGGCAGGCCCTTGACCCGGTGACCGACTGGGAGCTCCCGAAGCTGGACCTCACCGCCGAGGACGACCCCTGGGCCGAGGCCGAGCGGTGGATGAAGAACGACCTGGCCACGGGGGCGCTCAAGCTGGGCGACCACCCGGCGTTCTCGTTCGCCCTGATCAAGGTGGAGGCCGAGCGGTTCCTCTGGTACCAGGGCACCCACCACATCGTCTCCGACGCCGGTTCGGCCGCCCTGCTGGGCCGGCGGACCGCCGAGGTGTACACCGCGCTCGTCGAGGGGACCGACCCGGCCGAGGGGGAAACGGTCTTCGGCTCCCTGCGGGCGATGCTCGACCAGGACGCGGAATACCGGGCCTCACCGGATTTCGCCAAAGACCGCGCGTACTGGCTGGAACACTTCGGTGATTCCCCGCGCCCGGCACGGCTTTCCACCCACCCCACCAGGG
This genomic interval from Streptomyces asiaticus contains the following:
- a CDS encoding alpha/beta fold hydrolase, with product MPHYTSYDGTELAYRVLEARDGSAGPPLICLAGGPGRDAAYLGDLGGLDAHHTLIVPDSRGTGDSPPSADPIGYAFPGLAEDLEALRRHLDLVRFPLLAHDAAAATAQAYAAAHPEPLSRLIVVSPGARLQGELPEDAREIFESRADEPWWEEAYTAVQLLPDTTDLPEMRRLLLQAAPMAYGRWEEPQRAHAESEGEQLGRVARAGFWQGVDEAGRRAVLARLREVPCPVLAITGDRDAVTGMRAGELVAESFPDGRARPLPGVGHYPWVDDPDLFRQVVEDFLAQRPTR